Part of the Gordonia crocea genome is shown below.
TTTGACTTAATGCAGGTCGGCGTCGCGAAACCCGCGCCCCGAACCTGACGCCAGACATCGCAGACACAACCTGCGCCCGATGCCGAGGAGGGCACCAGCCACATGGGCAAGATCAAGGTCGAGGGAACGGTCGTCGAGCTCGACGGCGACGAGATGACTCGAATCATCTGGCAGTTCATCAAAGAGCGGCTCATCCACCCCTATCTCGACGTCAACCTCGATTACTACGACCTGGGCATCGAGCACCGCGACGCGACGGACGACCAGGTCACCGTCGACGCCGCCCACGCCATCCAGAAGCACGGCGTCGGCGTGAAGTGTGCGACGATCACCCCCGACGAGGCCCGCGTTGAGGAGTTCGGCCTGAAGAAGATGTGGCGCTCGCCCAACGGGACGATCCGCAACATCCTCGGCGGCACCATCTTCCGTGCGCCCATCCTCATCTCGAACGTGCCCCGCCTGGTGCCGGGCTGGACCAAGCCGGTCGTCGTCGGCCGTCACGCCTTCGGCGACCAGTACCGCGCCACCGACTTCAAGGTGCCCGGCGCCGGCACCGTCACCATCACCTACACGCCCGACGACGGCTCCGAGCCGATCGAGCACGAGATCGTCAAGATCCCCGAAGAGGGCGGGGTCGTGATGGGTATGTACAACTTCAACAAGTCCATCGAGGACTTCGCGCGCGCCTCGTTCAACTACGGCCTGCAGCGCAACTACCCGGTGTACCTGTCGACCAAGAACACCATCCTCAAGGCATACGACGGTGCGTTCAAGGACATCTTCCAGCAGGTTTTCGACTCCGAGTTCAAGAGCGAATTCGATGCCGCCGGTCTGCACTACGAGCACCGCCTGATCGACGACATGGTGGCCTCCAGCCTGAAGTGGGAGGGCGGCTATGTCTGGGCGTGTAAGAACTACGACGGTGACGTGCAGTCCGACACCGTCGCGCAGGGCTACGGCTCGCTGGGCCTGATGACCTCCGTCCTGCTCACCCCGGACGGCAAGACCTGTGAGGCCGAGGCCGCCCACGGCACCGTGACCCGCCACTACCGGCAGCACCAGCAGGGCAAGCCGACGTCGACCAACCCGATCGCGTCGATCTTCGCCTGGACCCGTGGCCTCGACCATCGCGGCAAGCTCGACAACACCCCCGAGGTGCGCGAGTTCGCCAACACCCTCGAGGACGTCATCATCAAGTCCGTCGAGTCGGGCAAGATGACCAAGGACCTGGCCCTGCTCGTCGGCGGCGACCAGGCTTACCAGACCACCGAGGAGTTCCTCGCGACCCTCGACGAGAATCTGGCGAAGGCGCTCAAGGCCTGACCGCTGCCACCGGCTACCGTGGCCGGGTGAGCATTTCGGTAACGACGGTCAACGTCAACGGTATTCGCGCGGCGGCCAAGTCGCGTTCCGAGGAGAACCTCGGGATCCTTCCGTGGCTGGCCGAGCTTGATTCGGATGTCGTTGCGTTGCAAGAGATCCGGGCTTCGCTCGAGCAGGCCGAGGAAGCATTGGCGCCGGCCCTCGACGAGGGCTGGCACCTGAGCATGGCTGAGTCGACGGTGAAGGGCCACGCGGGCGTGGGGCTCTTGACCCGCGTAGCGCCCGCGGCGGTGCGCGTCGGGTTCGGCAGCGATGAGTTCGACGCACTGGGCCGCTACATCGAGGTGGACCTGCCCGATCTGGCCGGTGGGCTGACCGCCGGCAGTCTGTATCTGCCCAAGGGGGCGGTGGATCCGGACCAGACCTCCACCGCGACCGAGACCGACGCCCGTAAGTTCGCCGAGAAGAAACGCTTCCTCGACGAGTTCGGCACCTATCTGCGGGGCCTGCTGGCATCGGACCGCCACGCGGTCGTCGGCGGCGACTGGAACATTGCGCCCGCCGAGAACGACATCAAAGCGTTCAAGACCAACCGCCGCAGCCCCGGCTTCCTCCCGCACGAGCGCGAGTGGGTGGCCGGGTTGCTCGATGACGGCTGGGTCGACGTCACGCGCTCCCTCGTCGGTGATGTGCCCGGCCCCTACAGCTGGTGGTCGTGGCGGGGGAAATCCTTCGACAACGACGCCGGCTGGCGGATCGACTACCACCTGGTGACCCCGGGGTTGGCGGGTCGGGCGTCGACGTCCCATGTGCACCGGCCGGCCGCCTACAACCTGCGCTGGTCGGACCACAGCGCTGTTACCACCGTCTTCGAGTAGAGCAGCGGCCATCCCGGCTGGAGCTCAAGGGGTGTCAGAGGGTGGTGTAGCCGAGGCGGGTGCAGAGTCGGTTTTCGATGGGCGACAAGGGTGGGTCGGCGTCGCTGTCGCTGGTCGCGGCCTCGCTTGTGGGTTCTGGCTCGCTGCGGGTTCGGATGCGCGCGATGGTGTCGCGGGCCAGGTCGTCGGCGTGGTGGGTTTGGTTGATGCGGCTGGTGCCGGCTTGGCCGTTGTGGCAGCGCAGTCTCCAGGCGACGCGCCCGGTGTGGGGTCCGTGGCGTTGGTAGATCGTCTCCCATTGCAACGGCTTGTCTCCAACGGCTCGATTGTTCCTACCGGTGGTGGGGGTCAGTTTGTCGATATCGGTGGCTCCGCCTTTGGCCCAGTCGGGCAGATGATGCATTTCATTGAAAATGAACGGCACATCGGAGTCGGGATTGCTGTCGCCGCGGTCGCGGGCGAACAGGGCGCAGCGCTGGGCGAAGGTGGCGGCGCGCTTGGCCCGCCCGTGATAGAGGATTTCGCGGGTGTGGTCTTGAAACACGACCAGCTGCGGGTCGAAGTGCGCGGCTACCTCGATGAGTTCGCTGATCGGGATCAGGGTGCCGGTGGTGGTGATCGCGTGACCACAACCGGCCTTGAGATCGGCCACGCTCGCGGTGATGATCATTTGGCCGGGGATCTTTCTGGCCGGGCCCAGGCCGCCGTGACCGGTCACATAGTCGCACAGTGCTTCGAAGGCGTCGTGGTTGCGCTGTTCGGTATCGCGGTGATCACGCTGACGAGCCTCAGCGAGTTTCGGATCATCAGGATCATGGTCGCCGATCGACCCGTGCAGCCGCTCGGCGGGCTCATCGGCGGGATTGTTCATACCCGGTGCGGCCCAGTTCGCCAGGACCAACTCGAACTTGGCGCGCAGTGCGGGGGTGAGGTTGGCGGTCAGTTTCGACATCAACTGTTGATCCTGCGGCCCCAGGTGCAGCGAACGCTGGCGGCGCCGGTCTTTTTCATCCGACAAGGCCCCATCCGGATCCAGATAGGCCAACAATGCGATCCCGGCCTTGCGCAGCTCCTGCGGGGTCAACTCCCCGGCCATCGCAGCCAGATTGATCTCGGCCTGTTCGATCACGTCGGCGGCCAGGCGCCAGGGCAGGCGGCGCATAACATCACGGATCTCATCGACATGAGCCCCGCTGATCGCCCCATCAGCAATGGCGGTAGCGGTGGCCGGGAACCGCGGATCTAGAGTCTGCCCGGTCGGAGAGGTCAGCCGGGCGATCTTCTCCGCCCGCCGATAGCGCTTCTTGGCCTCGGGCCGTCCCAGCCGCAGGCCTTTGGCCAGCCAGGTCATCGGGTGGGTGAAGCCGTCGCGGGCGTAGGCGCAGCGGTCGTTGATTTCGGTGAACAATTGGGCGTCGATGGCTTCGGTGCGGCAGCGGGTGCGTTCGAGGGTGCGTGCCGCGGCCAACAGGTCGTCCTCGGTTTCGGCGGCCCAGACCGCGGTGGTCAGTCGGTGTTGGGCGGCCTCGATCAACGCCAGCAACTCCACCGGCGAATCCGGCAACACCGGGGTCGTATCGGTCATCGGATCCACCTCCTCTGAACTGCGTAAACACTCCAATTATCGAACTGGTGTTCAGTATACCCGCGATCTCTGACAGGCGCAGAAATTGTGCTCGGCAACCCCGCCGCGCGCCCCGTTCTGATGTTCGTCTCCTCGTCTGAAAGACTGGAGGCCATGACTGACGAGCGCACACAAGTACCCGCCCGACGTGCGCGGGTGCTGTCAGGAATCCAGCCGACCAGCGACTCCTTCCACCTCGGCAACTACCTGGGCGCGGTGAAGCAGTGGGTGGCGCTGCAGGATGATTTCGACGACGCCTTCTACTTCATCCCCGACATGCACGCGATCACCGTTCCCACTGATCCGGCAGCCCTGCGGGATCGGACTCGGCGCAGCGTTGCCCAGTTGTTGGCACTCGGCGTCGACCCGGCCAAGTCGACGATCTATGTGCAGTCGCACGTTCCCGAGATCGCCCAGCTGACGTGGGTGCTGTCCTGCATCACGGGCTTCGGCGAGGCCAGCCGCATGACGCAGTTCAAGGACAAGGCGGCCAGGCAGGGGACCGAGGGGGCCGCCGTCGGCCTCTTCACCTATCCCATCCTGATGGCGGCCGACATCCTTGCCTTCCAGGTCGATTCGGTACCGGTCGGCGAGGACCAGCGCCAGCACCTCGAACTGACCCGGGACCTGGCCAACCGGTTCAACACCCGCTTCGGCGAGACCTTCACCGTGCCCGACGCGTACATCGTCAAAGAGTTCGCGAAGATCTACGACCTGCAGAACCCGACGGCGAAGATGAGCAAGTCCGCCGACTCCGACGCCGGGCTCATCAACCTGCTCGACGAGCCGAAGCGCTCGGCGAAGAAGATCCGGTCGGCCGTCACCGACAGCGATTCCGTCGTCGCTTTCGACCGGGAGAACAAGCCCGGCGTCTCAAACCTGCTGACCATCCAGTCGGCGCTGACCGGCCGGTCGATCGACGAGCTGGTCGCCTCGTACGAGGGAAAGCAGTACGGCCACCTCAAGGTCGAGACCGCCGAGGTGCTCAGCGACTTCGTCACCCCGCTGCGCGGCAAGGTCGACGAACTGCTCGCCGACACGGACCATCTCGATGCCATCCTCGCGGCCGGTGCGCACAAGGCCCGGGCCATCGCCGCGACGACCCTGAGCGACGTCTACGACAAGGTCGGGTTCCTCGCGCCCGCGTCGTCGTAGCGTCTGCGACGATTGGCCCATGGCTTCGCTACCCCCACCGATCGCCGTCGTCGTCGACACGGTCGTGGCCGTCGTGCGCGGCATCGTCGACCGGGTGTCCGCGCTCATCACGGCCATCACCGAGGGGTTTGCCGCGCTGCGCGAGCGATATCCCCGTTTGGACCGCGTCGTCGCGACACAGGAGCGCCACGACGAGCACTATGGCGGTGCCTTCGCCGCGGCGATGAGTTTCCGCACGGTGATGGCGCTGGTCCCCGTGTTGATGGTGGCGTTTGCCGTCGCCGGTTTCATCCTGTCACGCCAGCCCGAGTTGCTCGACGACATCCGTCGCACGATCGTCGACGCCGCGCCGGGCGGTTTGGGCGAGACCCTCGCCAAAGCGATGGATTCGGCGATCCGTTCGCGGTCGACGGTCGGTACGCTCGGCCTGCTCTTCGCCGCCTGGACTGGGATCAATTGGATGTCGGGTGCGCGGCAGGCGATGACCGCGATTTGGGGCGGCAACGTCGACCGCAACCCCGTGTTGTCGAAGGTCTTCGATCTCGGCCAGTTCGCCCTGCTCGGACTCTGGTTCGCGGTGGCGTTGGTATTGAGCCTGGCCGGGTCGTCGAGACTGGCCGATCGAGTCCTGGTGTGGCTCAACCTGGATTGGTCGCCGGTGGCCGTCAGTCTGTTCCAACTGCTGGCGCCACTCGTCTCGATCCTCATCACCTGGCCGCTGCTGACCGTGGTGCTGGCCAAGGTCCCCCTGGTCAACCTCCCGCTGCGCAACGCGTGGAAGGCCGGTCTGCTGGCGGCCGTCGCTTTCGAGGTGCTCAAGGTGGTGGCCGGGATGATCATCGGCGCCACCAGCCGCGGGCCGGCCGGGGCGGCGTTCGGATCGATCATCACCGTGATGATGTTCATCAACATCGTCGCCCGGATCATGTTTTATGCGACGGCGTGGTGTGCCACCGATCCGATCAACGAGCAGTACCTCCTCGACGGCGATGAATCCGAAGAGGAGGACGCCACCGTCGACGAAGACGAGCGGGTGTAGGGCCCAGTCGACGAGATTGAGGGCCCAGTCGGCGGGGATGAGGGCCCAGTCGGCGGTCAGCGCTGCTTGGACAGGGTGCGGATCCCCGCGTAGCCCAGACCACCGACGACGATCGCCGCGATCAGGCCGAGGACCAGGCTGTTGTCGAAGATCCCCGGGTGGGAGTCCGCCACCGCCGGCGCGGGACCCGCAACGGGGGTGCGGCGCGGCGTCGATGAGGCCGGCGTCGACGAGGGGGCCGCGTCGTTCTGGTCGTCGGACTGCTTGGCGTTGAGGCTGCCGATGGATGCGCCGGAGGGCGCCCGGCCGCCCCAGGCGAAGAGGTCCTTGGCCTGGGTCCAGTACGACGACGTCTCGGTCGAGAGCCCGTACAGCTGGACGATCAGCACGTCGCGAGAACCGGCGCGCGCGGCGCCCACGTAGGTCTTCAATGCATCGTCGGTGTATCCGGTCTTGCCGCCGAGCATCCCGGGGTAGCCCTCGACCAGCAGATTGTTGCTGGTGAACATGTCATAGGCCGGATGGTCCTTGTCGCCGGGGATCTCCGGGCGCGCCGGGTAGCCGGGGAAGCGGTACTGGCGCTTGCCGATGATCTCGCGGAAGGTGGCGTTGCGCATCGCCGCTCGGAAAATCAGCGCGAGATCGTAGGCGGACACCGACATCCCCGGCGCGTCCAGCCCCGACGGTGAGGCGGCGCGGGTGTCGAGCGCCCCCAGTTCCCTCGCCCGGTCGTTCATCTTGCTCAGTGCCGCGTCGACCCCGCCGATTTGACGGGCCACCACCATGGCGCAATCGTTGCCCGACACCATCAGCAGACCGGTGAGCATGTCCCGGTTGGTGTAGCGCCCGCGCGGACCGGTACCGCAGGAGTCGCCTTCGGTCTCGTACTCGGCCTTCTGCACGGTGACCGACTCATTCAGGTCCAACTCGTCCAGCGCGACGAGGGCGAGCAGCACCTTGATCGTCGACGCGGGGCGGTAGCGGCCGTGGGGATCCTTCGCCGCCAGGATATCGCCGGTGCCCATGTCGGCGACGAGCCACGACGCGGAGGTCAGTTTGGCCGGCGGGTGGCCCATGCCATCGGCGACGATCACCCCGCACGACGACAGACGCGGACCGCCGATCGGCGGTATCTGCACGGGCAACGGTCGGGGAGTGGTCGCACCCGGTCGGGGGACCTCCGACGCGTCGACGGCGGGCGGCGTCGACGACTTGTGCGGGCAGTGATCGGTCGGCGGGGTCGCCGGATGGACGCCGGCGACATGGCCGGGGCCGTTCGGGTCGGCCCAGGCCGCCGGACCGGTGAACAGGGCCGACGGGCTCGCCGCAACCACTCCCGCGCAGACTACGACGAGGGTGCGCGACACTGCCGTCGACAACCGATGGCGGGCCCCCGAGACAATCACGGCCTCACCCTAACAAGCGGGCGCGGTGATCGGCCGGGGGCCGCGCCGGTGGGCGACTACCGGCCCATCGAACCCCCATGCGACATGCCCTGGGGCATCCGGGGTTTGGTCATCGTGGGTTGGGACATTGCCGGTGATGACATTGCCGCCGGTGACGACATCGCCGGTGACGACATTGCCGGTGACGACATTGCCGGCTGGGTCATGGACGGCTGGGTCATGGACGGGTTGGACATCGGCGGCGGGGTGTCATCGGTGTCGTCACAGGCACCGAGCAGGGCGATGCCGACGGCGCCGAGCGCGGCGGCGACGATCATGCGGATGGGCGGTTTCGGGTGGGTGTTCATCGGTGACCTCCGGTTTCGTCGGGCGCGGGATTGCACCCGACGGGTATTCGCCGCCGGCACCACGGTGGATTGGTGGCAGTTTGGCACCGCAACCCATCCGCGTCCGGTTCGGCGACGAAGTACGTTGGTGAGGATGAGTGGTGGAGTGCGGTCGGCCTCCGCGGGAGAGGTCACAGCGGCGCAGCGGGCGGCGCTGCTCAGCGCCGTCGGTCAGGGCGACCGCGCGGCGTTCGCCTCCCTCTTCGACGACCTCGGGCCCCAGACCTATCGGGTCGCGGTGCGCGTCGTGGTCAGTGTCGCCCGGGCCGAGGAAGTGGTGCAGGAGGCCTGGTTGCAGGTGTGGCGCGACGCCGATCAGTTCGATCCCTCGCGGGGCAGCGCCGCGGCCTGGATCATGACGCTGACCCGTCGTCGTGCCGTCGACGCCGTGCGCCACGACCAGGCGGCCATCAATCGTGACGTCGGCTACCACGCGCGTCGGGTTCCCGACTACGACCGGGTGAGCGAGGAAGTCGTCGACGCCGACGAGTCGCATCAGGTGCGGCGGTGCCTCGAGGGCCTCACCGCGCTCCAGCGGGAAGCCATCGACCTCGCGTACTACGGAGGCCTGACGTACCGAGAAGTGGCCGATTCCCTGGAGGCGAACCCGGCGACGGTGAAGACGCGCATCCGCGACGGGCTGCGGGCGCTGCGGACCTGTTTGGGAGGTGGGTGAGGACATGACGGACGAGAAGGATCACGAGTTCGACGGTGTGCCAGAACTCGCGGCGCTCAGTGCGCTGCCCGCCGACGAGCGGGCCGCGTTCGACGCGCACCTGCGCACCTGCGCCCTGTGTCGAGCCGAGCTCGACGATCTCCAGTCGACCGCGGCGGTGTTGGCGCCGGCGGATGCGCCCCTTCCACCCGGACTGCGGGATCGGGTGCTCGCGGCGGTGGACGACCTCGCCCACACCCAGGAAGCAGCGCGAGTGGTCCGGTTGCGGCGGCGGAGCATGGCCTGGTTGGCTGCGGCATGTGCACTCGTCGCCATGGTCGGCTCGTTGGTCGTTTGGCGCAGCGGGCAGCCCGGTGAATCGCCCCGGACCCCGCAGATCGCGCAATCGGCGGTGGTGAGCTCGGTGATGGCCGCCCCGGATATGACCAAGGCCACCGCCTCGATGAGCAGCGGTGACGTGGCGGCGATGTACGCGCCGTCGCAGCGGGCGACGGTGGTCGCCACCGCGGGACTGCCGCCGATTGCGCCGGACATGATGTACCAGGTGTGGATCACCGTCGGCGACCGGGTCAAGAGCGCCGGGATGGTGCCGGGTGGCCGGGCAGACAAGTCAATGGTGGTGATGACCGACATGGACCGGCCCACCGCGGTGGGGCTGTCCGTCGAACCGGCCGCGGGCTCGGTGCAACCCACGTCGCCGATGGTGGTTCGCTTCCCGGTGCACTGAACCACCGCCCCGGCGACGCCAGGCCCGGGCGACCGATCCTGTTCGTGGCCAATCCTTCCGCGGCGCGGCACCGAATCACCCTCGGATGCGGGGCACGACCGGTGCCCGGCGCAGACGCGGCGGAGGTAGTCGGCGATGCTCACCTTGGTGCTCTTGGGATTGGTCAGCGGGCTCATCACCGGGGTGTCCCCCTGTGTCCTGCCGATGATCCCGATCGTGTTCGTCGCGGGCGGTACCGGCGACACCGGGCGGGCGGAAGGGCGTGCGGTATGGCTGCGTCCGGCGATGATCATCGTCGGAATCGTGGTGAGCTTCGGTTCGATTGCACTCCTGGGCACCTTGCTGCTGTCACTGTTGGGCC
Proteins encoded:
- a CDS encoding NADP-dependent isocitrate dehydrogenase; this encodes MGKIKVEGTVVELDGDEMTRIIWQFIKERLIHPYLDVNLDYYDLGIEHRDATDDQVTVDAAHAIQKHGVGVKCATITPDEARVEEFGLKKMWRSPNGTIRNILGGTIFRAPILISNVPRLVPGWTKPVVVGRHAFGDQYRATDFKVPGAGTVTITYTPDDGSEPIEHEIVKIPEEGGVVMGMYNFNKSIEDFARASFNYGLQRNYPVYLSTKNTILKAYDGAFKDIFQQVFDSEFKSEFDAAGLHYEHRLIDDMVASSLKWEGGYVWACKNYDGDVQSDTVAQGYGSLGLMTSVLLTPDGKTCEAEAAHGTVTRHYRQHQQGKPTSTNPIASIFAWTRGLDHRGKLDNTPEVREFANTLEDVIIKSVESGKMTKDLALLVGGDQAYQTTEEFLATLDENLAKALKA
- a CDS encoding exodeoxyribonuclease III encodes the protein MSISVTTVNVNGIRAAAKSRSEENLGILPWLAELDSDVVALQEIRASLEQAEEALAPALDEGWHLSMAESTVKGHAGVGLLTRVAPAAVRVGFGSDEFDALGRYIEVDLPDLAGGLTAGSLYLPKGAVDPDQTSTATETDARKFAEKKRFLDEFGTYLRGLLASDRHAVVGGDWNIAPAENDIKAFKTNRRSPGFLPHEREWVAGLLDDGWVDVTRSLVGDVPGPYSWWSWRGKSFDNDAGWRIDYHLVTPGLAGRASTSHVHRPAAYNLRWSDHSAVTTVFE
- a CDS encoding DUF222 domain-containing protein produces the protein MTDTTPVLPDSPVELLALIEAAQHRLTTAVWAAETEDDLLAAARTLERTRCRTEAIDAQLFTEINDRCAYARDGFTHPMTWLAKGLRLGRPEAKKRYRRAEKIARLTSPTGQTLDPRFPATATAIADGAISGAHVDEIRDVMRRLPWRLAADVIEQAEINLAAMAGELTPQELRKAGIALLAYLDPDGALSDEKDRRRQRSLHLGPQDQQLMSKLTANLTPALRAKFELVLANWAAPGMNNPADEPAERLHGSIGDHDPDDPKLAEARQRDHRDTEQRNHDAFEALCDYVTGHGGLGPARKIPGQMIITASVADLKAGCGHAITTTGTLIPISELIEVAAHFDPQLVVFQDHTREILYHGRAKRAATFAQRCALFARDRGDSNPDSDVPFIFNEMHHLPDWAKGGATDIDKLTPTTGRNNRAVGDKPLQWETIYQRHGPHTGRVAWRLRCHNGQAGTSRINQTHHADDLARDTIARIRTRSEPEPTSEAATSDSDADPPLSPIENRLCTRLGYTTL
- the trpS gene encoding tryptophan--tRNA ligase, producing the protein MTDERTQVPARRARVLSGIQPTSDSFHLGNYLGAVKQWVALQDDFDDAFYFIPDMHAITVPTDPAALRDRTRRSVAQLLALGVDPAKSTIYVQSHVPEIAQLTWVLSCITGFGEASRMTQFKDKAARQGTEGAAVGLFTYPILMAADILAFQVDSVPVGEDQRQHLELTRDLANRFNTRFGETFTVPDAYIVKEFAKIYDLQNPTAKMSKSADSDAGLINLLDEPKRSAKKIRSAVTDSDSVVAFDRENKPGVSNLLTIQSALTGRSIDELVASYEGKQYGHLKVETAEVLSDFVTPLRGKVDELLADTDHLDAILAAGAHKARAIAATTLSDVYDKVGFLAPASS
- a CDS encoding YhjD/YihY/BrkB family envelope integrity protein, with the protein product MASLPPPIAVVVDTVVAVVRGIVDRVSALITAITEGFAALRERYPRLDRVVATQERHDEHYGGAFAAAMSFRTVMALVPVLMVAFAVAGFILSRQPELLDDIRRTIVDAAPGGLGETLAKAMDSAIRSRSTVGTLGLLFAAWTGINWMSGARQAMTAIWGGNVDRNPVLSKVFDLGQFALLGLWFAVALVLSLAGSSRLADRVLVWLNLDWSPVAVSLFQLLAPLVSILITWPLLTVVLAKVPLVNLPLRNAWKAGLLAAVAFEVLKVVAGMIIGATSRGPAGAAFGSIITVMMFINIVARIMFYATAWCATDPINEQYLLDGDESEEEDATVDEDERV
- a CDS encoding D-alanyl-D-alanine carboxypeptidase family protein, whose product is MVSGARHRLSTAVSRTLVVVCAGVVAASPSALFTGPAAWADPNGPGHVAGVHPATPPTDHCPHKSSTPPAVDASEVPRPGATTPRPLPVQIPPIGGPRLSSCGVIVADGMGHPPAKLTSASWLVADMGTGDILAAKDPHGRYRPASTIKVLLALVALDELDLNESVTVQKAEYETEGDSCGTGPRGRYTNRDMLTGLLMVSGNDCAMVVARQIGGVDAALSKMNDRARELGALDTRAASPSGLDAPGMSVSAYDLALIFRAAMRNATFREIIGKRQYRFPGYPARPEIPGDKDHPAYDMFTSNNLLVEGYPGMLGGKTGYTDDALKTYVGAARAGSRDVLIVQLYGLSTETSSYWTQAKDLFAWGGRAPSGASIGSLNAKQSDDQNDAAPSSTPASSTPRRTPVAGPAPAVADSHPGIFDNSLVLGLIAAIVVGGLGYAGIRTLSKQR
- a CDS encoding sigma-70 family RNA polymerase sigma factor encodes the protein MGWDIAGDDIAAGDDIAGDDIAGDDIAGWVMDGWVMDGLDIGGGVSSVSSQAPSRAMPTAPSAAATIMRMGGFGWVFIGDLRFRRARDCTRRVFAAGTTVDWWQFGTATHPRPVRRRSTLVRMSGGVRSASAGEVTAAQRAALLSAVGQGDRAAFASLFDDLGPQTYRVAVRVVVSVARAEEVVQEAWLQVWRDADQFDPSRGSAAAWIMTLTRRRAVDAVRHDQAAINRDVGYHARRVPDYDRVSEEVVDADESHQVRRCLEGLTALQREAIDLAYYGGLTYREVADSLEANPATVKTRIRDGLRALRTCLGGG
- a CDS encoding anti-sigma factor; its protein translation is MTDEKDHEFDGVPELAALSALPADERAAFDAHLRTCALCRAELDDLQSTAAVLAPADAPLPPGLRDRVLAAVDDLAHTQEAARVVRLRRRSMAWLAAACALVAMVGSLVVWRSGQPGESPRTPQIAQSAVVSSVMAAPDMTKATASMSSGDVAAMYAPSQRATVVATAGLPPIAPDMMYQVWITVGDRVKSAGMVPGGRADKSMVVMTDMDRPTAVGLSVEPAAGSVQPTSPMVVRFPVH